A single Fusobacterium hominis DNA region contains:
- a CDS encoding alpha/beta hydrolase fold domain-containing protein produces the protein MSTMKEYILLSILSYCNFSEDDYGQSLWDIFQSKRINNVVISTFDVLLLENRQLFLEYFTQELKIWKVFYVDNRTVVAQDSSVSGFYSVVLKKDNEYVIAYRGSEKFPLEDAYKDFIETDLLIGMGRIPLQFYEGIEVYDKITKNYKIDRNQIVLTGHSLGGGIAQYVSMSIDKRENFIPKTYTWNGIGINRKGIVSVVEFIDLMEILKKNTDLTQEELLSFKTFTNSYLSFLFKELKRIGLVKDEVTIIKDRLDKVDIDINEDFIKRLMRNTNIEECLMKFSLKRRRNIVLDQRLFGAIFQIDNLKELLLRAQKFINKVDKNKSYERSIINYGHSQDLTNSLFRHIGSSYLLDQDFINKTDKKLSFLNNFKVFTKSIQDLHFEDVFLAFIETQGDNKGNFSSDINLDFLASSIRKMLTMEYCFSKNFLAIYYSLENVTEENFEFIRKEIVHGFEHCGVELLYRDKMSNQVKTMDISKLDILWEKLKKKLPSPYRYQDIFDIFVFGKK, from the coding sequence ATGTCTACTATGAAGGAATATATACTTTTGAGTATTCTTTCTTATTGTAATTTTTCTGAGGATGATTATGGACAAAGTCTTTGGGATATTTTTCAAAGTAAGAGAATAAATAATGTAGTAATTAGTACATTTGATGTTTTACTTTTAGAAAATAGACAGTTATTTTTAGAATATTTTACTCAAGAGTTAAAAATATGGAAAGTATTTTATGTTGATAATAGAACTGTTGTTGCACAGGATTCAAGTGTTTCAGGGTTTTATTCTGTAGTATTAAAAAAAGATAATGAGTATGTTATTGCATATAGAGGAAGTGAAAAATTTCCCCTAGAAGATGCATATAAGGATTTTATAGAGACAGATTTATTAATTGGAATGGGAAGGATCCCATTACAATTTTATGAAGGAATAGAAGTTTATGATAAAATCACTAAAAATTATAAAATTGATAGAAATCAAATAGTACTAACAGGACATTCTTTAGGTGGTGGGATAGCTCAATATGTTTCGATGTCAATAGATAAAAGAGAAAATTTCATACCTAAAACTTATACTTGGAATGGAATTGGGATAAATAGAAAAGGTATTGTTTCAGTTGTTGAGTTTATAGATTTAATGGAGATATTAAAGAAAAATACTGATTTAACTCAAGAAGAACTATTAAGTTTTAAAACTTTTACGAATTCATATCTATCTTTTTTATTTAAAGAATTAAAAAGAATAGGTCTAGTTAAAGATGAAGTTACAATTATTAAAGATAGATTAGATAAAGTAGATATTGATATAAACGAAGATTTTATAAAAAGACTTATGAGAAATACTAATATAGAAGAATGTCTTATGAAATTTTCGTTAAAAAGACGAAGAAACATTGTTTTAGATCAAAGATTATTTGGAGCTATATTTCAAATAGACAATTTAAAAGAGCTACTGCTAAGAGCTCAAAAATTTATAAATAAAGTTGATAAAAATAAAAGTTATGAAAGAAGTATAATAAATTATGGACATTCACAAGATCTTACTAACTCTTTATTTAGGCACATAGGAAGTTCATATCTTTTAGATCAAGATTTTATAAATAAAACTGATAAAAAATTATCATTTTTAAATAATTTTAAAGTTTTTACTAAATCAATTCAAGATCTTCATTTTGAAGATGTTTTTCTAGCCTTTATAGAAACGCAAGGAGATAATAAAGGGAATTTTTCTTCTGATATTAATCTTGATTTTTTAGCTAGTTCTATCAGAAAAATGTTGACAATGGAGTATTGTTTTAGTAAAAATTTTTTAGCTATTTACTACTCACTAGAAAATGTAACAGAAGAAAATTTTGAATTTATAAGGAAAGAAATTGTTCATGGTTTTGAGCATTGCGGAGTAGAATTGTTGTATAGAGATAAAATGAGCAATCAGGTTAAAACTATGGATATTTCAAAGCTTGATATTCTTTGGGAAAAACTAAAGAAAAAGCTTCCGAGTCCTTATAGATATCAAGATATTTTTGATATTTTTGTATTTGGTAAAAAATAG
- a CDS encoding acetyl-CoA C-acetyltransferase: MAKKVVLAGACRTAIGSMGGALSTVPAAELGSIVIREALKRAGIPAEKVDQVLFGCVIQAGLGQNVARQASLKAGLSIETPAVTINVVCGSGLHSVNMAAAMIQSGEADIVVAGGTENMSLAPYLINKGRFGYRLGNGVLVDSMVNDALWDAFNNYHMGMTAENICDQWNLTREELDKFAAESQQKAVKAQEEGKFKDEIVPVVIRGKKGDIIVDTDEGPRPGTTVEGISKLKPAFKRDGGMVTAANASSINDGAAAIVVMSEEKAKELGVKPMATWVAGALGGVDPSIMGYGPVASTRKVLAKTGMKINEFDLIEANEAFAAQSIAVGRDLEFDLSKLNVNGGAIALGHPVGASGCRILVTLLHEMAKRNSKTGLATLCIGGGMGCSTIVKMND; the protein is encoded by the coding sequence ATGGCAAAAAAAGTAGTTTTAGCAGGTGCATGTCGTACAGCAATCGGATCAATGGGAGGAGCCCTAAGTACAGTTCCAGCAGCTGAATTAGGATCTATCGTAATCAGAGAAGCTTTAAAAAGAGCTGGAATTCCAGCTGAAAAAGTAGATCAAGTTTTATTCGGGTGTGTTATTCAAGCAGGACTAGGACAAAACGTTGCTCGTCAAGCTTCATTAAAAGCAGGATTATCAATAGAAACTCCAGCAGTAACTATCAACGTAGTATGTGGTTCAGGATTACATTCAGTTAATATGGCAGCTGCGATGATTCAATCAGGAGAAGCTGATATCGTGGTAGCAGGAGGAACTGAAAACATGTCTCTAGCTCCATATTTAATAAATAAAGGACGTTTCGGATACCGTTTAGGAAATGGTGTTTTAGTAGACTCAATGGTAAACGATGCTCTATGGGATGCATTCAACAATTACCATATGGGTATGACAGCAGAAAATATCTGTGATCAATGGAATTTAACTCGTGAAGAGTTAGACAAATTTGCTGCTGAAAGTCAACAAAAAGCTGTAAAAGCTCAAGAAGAAGGAAAATTTAAAGATGAAATAGTTCCAGTAGTTATAAGAGGTAAAAAAGGAGATATCATCGTTGATACAGACGAAGGACCTAGACCAGGAACTACTGTAGAAGGAATTTCAAAATTAAAACCAGCTTTTAAAAGAGATGGTGGAATGGTTACAGCTGCAAATGCTTCTAGTATAAACGATGGAGCTGCTGCAATAGTTGTTATGTCAGAAGAAAAAGCTAAAGAATTAGGTGTTAAACCAATGGCTACTTGGGTAGCAGGAGCTCTTGGAGGAGTAGATCCATCTATCATGGGTTATGGACCAGTAGCATCAACTAGAAAAGTATTAGCTAAAACAGGAATGAAAATAAATGAATTCGATCTTATCGAAGCAAACGAAGCATTTGCTGCTCAATCAATTGCTGTAGGAAGAGACCTTGAATTTGATTTAAGCAAATTAAACGTAAATGGAGGAGCAATAGCTCTAGGACACCCAGTTGGAGCATCAGGATGTCGTATCCTTGTAACTTTATTACATGAAATGGCAAAACGTAATTCAAAAACAGGACTTGCTACTTTATGTATAGGTGGAGGAATGGGATGCTCTACTATCGTTAAGATGAATGACTAA
- a CDS encoding enoyl-CoA hydratase-related protein translates to MEFINYEQEGFVGIITINRPKALNALNSEVLKELEATIDGINLETTRAIVLTGAGSKSFVAGADIAEMSTLTKAEGEAFGERGNRVFRKIETLPIPVIAAVNGFALGGGCEIAMSCDIRLCADTALFGQPEVGLGITPGFGGTQRLARLVPVGKAKEMIYGAINIKADEAYRIGLVNAVYPLEELLPAAKKLAAKIAKNAPIAVRACKEAINKGLDEKMDDAIVVEEKLFGSCFQTEDQVEGMKAFLEKRKVDGFKNR, encoded by the coding sequence ATGGAATTTATAAATTACGAGCAAGAAGGATTTGTAGGAATTATAACTATCAATCGTCCTAAAGCTCTAAATGCTCTAAATAGTGAAGTATTAAAAGAACTTGAGGCTACAATAGATGGAATTAATTTAGAAACAACAAGAGCTATCGTACTAACAGGTGCAGGATCAAAATCGTTTGTAGCTGGAGCTGACATAGCTGAAATGAGTACTTTAACAAAAGCTGAAGGAGAAGCATTTGGTGAAAGAGGAAATCGTGTATTTAGAAAGATAGAAACTTTACCAATTCCAGTTATAGCAGCAGTTAATGGTTTTGCTTTAGGTGGAGGATGTGAAATTGCAATGAGTTGTGATATAAGACTTTGTGCTGACACAGCTTTATTTGGACAACCTGAAGTAGGATTAGGAATTACTCCTGGATTTGGAGGAACTCAAAGATTAGCTCGTTTGGTTCCTGTTGGAAAAGCTAAAGAAATGATATATGGTGCAATTAATATTAAAGCTGATGAAGCTTATAGAATAGGACTTGTAAATGCTGTATATCCTTTAGAAGAATTATTACCAGCAGCTAAAAAACTTGCAGCTAAAATAGCTAAAAATGCTCCAATCGCTGTTCGTGCTTGTAAAGAAGCTATAAACAAAGGTTTAGATGAAAAAATGGACGATGCTATTGTGGTTGAAGAAAAATTATTTGGAAGTTGTTTCCAAACAGAAGACCAAGTAGAAGGAATGAAAGCTTTCCTTGAAAAAAGAAAAGTGGACGGATTTAAAAATAGATAA
- a CDS encoding 3-hydroxyacyl-CoA dehydrogenase NAD-binding domain-containing protein — MKIGIIGAGTMGSGIAQAFAQTEGYTVALCDINEQFAANGKAKIAKGLGKMVAKGKMDQATVDGILEKITTGTKEICKDCDLVIEAAIENMEIKKQTFKELQEICKPEAMFATNTSSLSITEIGAGLDRPVIGMHFFNPAPVMKLVEVIAGLNTPAEMVDRIKEISESIGKVPVQVEEAAGFVVNRILIPMINEGVGILADGVASAEGIDNAMKLGANHPMGPLALGDLIGLDVCLAIMDVLLAETGDPKYRAHPLLRKMVRGGKLGRKSGEGFFNYKK, encoded by the coding sequence ATGAAAATAGGAATTATTGGTGCAGGAACTATGGGTTCTGGAATAGCACAAGCATTTGCTCAAACAGAAGGATATACAGTTGCTCTTTGTGACATTAATGAACAATTTGCAGCAAACGGAAAAGCTAAAATAGCAAAAGGTCTTGGAAAAATGGTAGCAAAAGGAAAAATGGACCAAGCTACAGTTGATGGAATATTAGAAAAAATTACTACTGGAACAAAAGAAATTTGTAAAGATTGCGATTTAGTTATAGAAGCAGCAATTGAAAATATGGAAATCAAAAAACAAACTTTCAAAGAATTACAAGAAATTTGTAAACCAGAAGCAATGTTTGCTACAAATACTTCATCTTTATCAATAACTGAAATTGGTGCAGGATTAGACAGACCAGTAATTGGAATGCACTTCTTTAACCCAGCTCCAGTTATGAAACTTGTAGAAGTTATAGCAGGACTTAATACTCCAGCTGAAATGGTAGACAGAATAAAAGAAATATCTGAAAGTATCGGAAAAGTACCTGTTCAAGTAGAAGAAGCAGCAGGATTTGTAGTAAACAGAATATTAATACCTATGATCAATGAAGGTGTTGGAATTTTAGCTGATGGAGTTGCATCTGCAGAAGGAATAGACAATGCAATGAAATTAGGAGCTAACCACCCAATGGGACCGCTAGCTTTAGGAGACCTAATAGGACTAGATGTATGTCTAGCTATTATGGATGTACTATTAGCTGAAACTGGAGATCCTAAATATAGAGCTCATCCTTTACTAAGAAAAATGGTAAGAGGTGGAAAATTAGGAAGAAAATCTGGAGAAGGATTCTTCAATTATAAAAAATAA
- the dnaN gene encoding DNA polymerase III subunit beta, with amino-acid sequence MKFSIEREKLISILSEYNNILRDNPIKPVIAGLKIVAKDNLVTFIGTNLEVELIKKIEAVVDVPGEIVIKHALLLEYIKLLDEQTIQFTLDKGFINVHQAEFSILDNESYPSINELEIKPLLKIEGSPFVQLLDKTKFAASQSTDNIQINCVRVVFKMDELNLVSTDSYRLLFLKEAIPCLENREISVPMETVNILCKLLKDYPNEITVGYQNDTLIITWNDSYFSSKTIALQYPDFKTILRISSFEKSMEFNVTELKSALKKVMTVAKTSLDAKFGAKFTFSGKTLVINAFSGKAKINQKVNMIKNGEDFKASLNCKFLAEYIDNLSKNVIISGTNSSSMFEVKEINNDNYIYILMPLAFRE; translated from the coding sequence ATGAAGTTTTCAATTGAGAGAGAGAAGTTAATTTCTATTCTCTCTGAATACAATAATATATTAAGAGATAACCCAATAAAACCTGTTATAGCTGGTTTAAAAATTGTTGCTAAAGATAATCTAGTTACTTTTATAGGAACTAATTTAGAAGTTGAATTAATAAAAAAAATAGAAGCAGTAGTTGATGTACCTGGTGAAATTGTTATAAAACATGCTCTTTTACTAGAGTATATCAAACTTCTTGATGAACAGACTATCCAATTCACATTAGATAAAGGATTTATAAATGTACATCAAGCTGAGTTTTCAATTTTAGATAACGAAAGTTATCCAAGTATTAACGAATTAGAAATAAAACCTCTTCTTAAAATTGAAGGAAGTCCTTTTGTACAATTATTAGATAAAACAAAATTTGCTGCATCTCAATCAACGGATAATATCCAAATCAATTGTGTTAGAGTTGTATTTAAAATGGATGAATTAAATCTTGTATCAACAGATTCATATAGACTTCTTTTTCTAAAAGAGGCTATCCCTTGTCTTGAAAATAGAGAAATTTCAGTTCCTATGGAAACTGTTAATATACTATGTAAGTTATTAAAAGATTATCCTAATGAAATTACTGTAGGATATCAAAATGACACATTGATTATTACTTGGAATGATTCTTATTTTTCAAGCAAAACTATTGCTTTACAATATCCAGATTTTAAAACTATCCTAAGAATATCATCTTTTGAAAAAAGCATGGAATTTAATGTTACTGAATTGAAAAGTGCATTAAAAAAAGTAATGACTGTAGCGAAAACAAGTCTTGATGCTAAATTTGGAGCTAAATTTACATTCAGTGGAAAGACATTAGTTATCAATGCTTTTTCTGGAAAAGCTAAAATTAATCAAAAAGTTAATATGATTAAAAATGGAGAAGATTTTAAAGCTTCTTTAAATTGTAAGTTTTTAGCTGAATATATTGATAATTTATCAAAGAATGTTATAATCAGTGGTACTAATTCTTCTTCTATGTTTGAAGTTAAAGAAATAAATAATGACAATTACATATACATATTAATGCCTTTAGCTTTTAGAGAATAA
- a CDS encoding extracellular solute-binding protein, producing MKKILSLLAMVFLLIACGDKQTNDNVLYLYGWADYIPKEIYDEFEKETGIKVVEDIYSSNEEMFTKLKAGGKGYDIVVPSADYVEIMMKENMLEKLDKNKLPGLKNLDPMALGKLQYFDPNNDYEVPYVMGATIIAVNKKYVKDFPRDYSIYNRSDLQGRMTLLDDMREVMTSSLGMLGYPQTVSDEKAIAEAAEMVKGWKKNIAKFDSESFGKGFASGDFWVVQGYPDNIFRELDETERENVELIIPEKGGTAYVDSFAILADAPHKEAAYKFIDFILRPDVYARIADVLETPSINVPARELMKVKPLYEISDLQNTQVLKDIQSTLDLQNKYWQEILISK from the coding sequence ATGAAAAAAATACTATCTTTACTTGCTATGGTATTTTTACTAATAGCATGTGGGGACAAACAAACTAATGATAACGTTTTATATCTTTATGGTTGGGCTGACTATATCCCAAAAGAGATTTACGATGAATTTGAAAAAGAAACAGGAATTAAAGTTGTAGAAGATATTTATTCATCTAATGAAGAGATGTTTACAAAATTAAAAGCAGGTGGAAAAGGATACGATATCGTTGTTCCTTCAGCTGACTATGTTGAAATTATGATGAAAGAAAATATGCTTGAAAAACTAGATAAAAACAAGCTTCCTGGACTTAAAAATCTAGATCCAATGGCTCTTGGAAAATTACAATATTTCGATCCAAACAACGATTATGAAGTTCCTTATGTAATGGGAGCTACTATCATTGCTGTTAATAAAAAATATGTAAAAGATTTTCCTAGAGATTATTCAATTTATAATAGATCTGACTTACAAGGAAGAATGACTCTTCTAGATGATATGAGAGAAGTAATGACTTCATCTCTTGGTATGCTTGGATATCCTCAAACTGTAAGCGATGAAAAAGCAATTGCAGAAGCTGCTGAAATGGTAAAAGGGTGGAAGAAGAATATAGCTAAATTTGATTCTGAATCTTTTGGAAAAGGATTTGCAAGTGGTGATTTCTGGGTTGTACAAGGATATCCAGATAACATCTTTAGAGAACTTGATGAAACTGAAAGAGAAAATGTAGAACTTATTATTCCTGAAAAAGGTGGAACTGCATATGTAGATTCATTTGCTATTTTAGCTGATGCACCACATAAAGAAGCAGCATATAAATTTATAGACTTCATATTAAGACCTGATGTTTATGCTCGTATTGCAGATGTTCTTGAAACTCCATCTATAAATGTACCTGCAAGAGAATTAATGAAAGTTAAACCTCTATATGAAATATCTGATTTACAAAATACACAAGTATTAAAAGATATTCAATCTACACTAGATCTACAAAATAAATATTGGCAAGAAATATTAATTTCTAAATAA
- a CDS encoding AarF/UbiB family protein produces MLSTKFVKFIKSFNNDNNTKLNCILDLGRLGIRISQEYSTRFDLLSIDKCLYLANFQTPSVEKAEKHLLNLVPKFDPLFSLMEYYDNYPYTYSDINYSFKACLKSGVEITIKAVNKTAKNNFFKKINSLRNKLKYLSFIYPWMEKDYKVKEIIDNVEKNSFQKSNLSNEINYTNSLNEYLKPFRDKLNLQNVCFPKIYAYLSSENMVVSEFIYGSYFYELLNIKKLRYEDVFQLVKTQLFFMLKIGVFYNNMHSGNLMLSEEGKIYYLDCNNLSSMTSTTKAQFFRLFKAVALGNFPYASVILNELSEKSLSTPQLESLAITMKEIFITDKDEYQEVFFIKLMKCFRAASKLGMEFEEEIFPIFKSLIYLDSLIFQTKDKNSKVKSDILNILNEIEEIQNDNIPLT; encoded by the coding sequence ATGCTTTCAACAAAATTTGTGAAATTTATAAAAAGTTTTAATAACGATAACAACACTAAGCTTAATTGCATATTAGATTTAGGACGTCTAGGAATTAGAATATCTCAAGAATATTCTACAAGATTTGATTTACTATCTATTGATAAATGTCTATATCTTGCTAACTTTCAGACTCCATCTGTAGAGAAAGCTGAAAAACATCTTCTAAATCTTGTACCAAAGTTTGATCCACTTTTTTCATTGATGGAATATTATGATAATTACCCTTATACATATTCAGATATCAATTATTCTTTTAAAGCATGTTTAAAAAGTGGAGTTGAAATAACTATTAAAGCAGTTAATAAAACAGCTAAAAATAATTTTTTTAAAAAAATAAATTCATTGAGAAACAAATTAAAATATCTATCATTTATTTATCCTTGGATGGAAAAAGATTATAAAGTAAAAGAAATCATAGATAATGTAGAAAAAAATAGCTTTCAAAAATCTAATTTATCAAACGAAATTAACTATACTAATAGTCTAAATGAATATTTAAAGCCATTTAGAGATAAATTAAATCTACAAAATGTCTGTTTTCCTAAAATATATGCTTATCTATCTTCAGAAAATATGGTAGTTAGTGAATTTATATATGGTTCTTATTTTTATGAACTTCTAAATATCAAAAAATTACGTTATGAAGATGTATTTCAACTTGTTAAAACTCAATTGTTTTTCATGTTGAAAATTGGTGTTTTTTACAATAATATGCATTCAGGAAACTTAATGCTTAGTGAAGAAGGAAAGATATATTACTTAGATTGTAATAATTTAAGTAGTATGACATCAACTACAAAAGCACAATTTTTTAGATTATTCAAAGCTGTAGCTCTTGGAAATTTTCCATATGCTTCAGTTATTTTAAATGAATTAAGTGAAAAATCACTTAGTACACCACAATTAGAATCTCTTGCTATAACAATGAAAGAAATATTTATAACGGATAAAGATGAATACCAAGAAGTCTTTTTTATAAAACTAATGAAGTGCTTTAGAGCCGCTTCTAAATTGGGTATGGAATTTGAAGAGGAAATTTTTCCAATTTTCAAAAGTCTCATATATTTAGACTCACTTATTTTCCAAACAAAAGATAAAAATTCAAAAGTCAAATCTGATATTTTGAATATTCTTAATGAAATTGAAGAAATTCAAAATGACAATATTCCATTGACTTAA
- a CDS encoding TrmH family RNA methyltransferase has protein sequence MEHINSIENSTIKKIKKLKLKKYRELEKMFLAEGHKFLDFKYSPEIIVIREDILNDEFIIKKVEKFQCRKLVVDNKIFTQLSSQENSQGIIIVYPYCESNIDNIQSDIIVLDKIQDPGNLGTIIRVADAAGFKDILLSYGSVDCYNEKVVRSSMGSIFNMNIIYLADTDIINFLKEKQYNLLVTALEKDSIEYTNIELKDKNAIVFGSEGNGVSKDFLKVANETVIIPIYGSAESLNVAIASGIMIYKVRELRNKK, from the coding sequence GTGGAACATATTAATAGTATTGAAAATTCAACTATAAAAAAAATTAAAAAATTAAAGTTAAAAAAATATAGAGAATTAGAAAAAATGTTTTTAGCAGAAGGACATAAATTTTTAGATTTTAAATATAGTCCTGAAATAATAGTGATAAGAGAAGATATTCTAAATGATGAGTTTATTATAAAAAAAGTAGAGAAATTTCAGTGTAGAAAATTGGTAGTAGATAATAAAATATTTACTCAATTGAGCTCACAAGAAAATTCACAGGGAATTATAATAGTTTATCCTTATTGTGAATCAAATATCGATAATATTCAATCAGATATAATTGTTTTAGATAAGATACAAGATCCTGGTAATCTAGGAACTATTATTAGAGTAGCTGATGCAGCTGGATTTAAGGATATTTTACTTAGCTATGGAAGTGTAGATTGCTATAATGAAAAAGTAGTTAGAAGTAGTATGGGCTCTATTTTTAATATGAATATTATTTATCTTGCGGATACTGACATAATAAACTTTTTGAAAGAAAAACAATATAACTTATTAGTGACAGCTTTAGAAAAAGATTCTATAGAATATACCAACATAGAATTAAAAGATAAAAATGCAATAGTGTTTGGAAGTGAAGGAAATGGAGTAAGTAAGGATTTTTTAAAAGTTGCCAATGAAACAGTAATTATTCCAATATATGGATCGGCAGAATCTTTAAACGTAGCTATTGCATCTGGAATAATGATATATAAAGTAAGAGAACTAAGAAATAAAAAATAA
- a CDS encoding NUDIX hydrolase has protein sequence MEKFKELEEKELFKNAHITVYSKKLQLPNNKVVEWTFTGRQDAVGVIAVLEKDNVLLVKQYRPAVGKITLEIPAGLLEKNEVPSEAANRELEEETGYRAENLEKICEYYMSPGVNSGKFYLYYADSLIKTHQNLDEDEFLEVEKVDLNKLELSSLADAKSILAVEYAKKKRKIG, from the coding sequence ATGGAAAAATTTAAGGAACTTGAAGAAAAAGAATTATTTAAAAATGCACATATAACTGTATATTCGAAAAAACTTCAATTGCCTAATAATAAAGTAGTTGAATGGACTTTTACAGGAAGACAAGATGCAGTAGGGGTAATAGCTGTTTTAGAAAAAGATAATGTTTTATTAGTAAAACAATATAGACCAGCTGTAGGAAAAATTACTCTTGAGATTCCAGCTGGACTTTTAGAGAAAAATGAAGTTCCAAGTGAAGCTGCAAATAGAGAATTAGAAGAAGAAACAGGATATAGAGCAGAAAATTTAGAGAAAATTTGTGAATATTATATGAGTCCAGGGGTTAATAGTGGGAAATTTTATTTATATTATGCTGATAGTCTTATAAAAACACATCAGAATTTAGATGAAGATGAATTTTTAGAAGTAGAAAAAGTAGATTTAAATAAACTAGAACTATCTTCTCTAGCTGATGCAAAGTCAATATTAGCAGTGGAATATGCCAAAAAGAAAAGGAAGATAGGATGA
- a CDS encoding D-Ala-D-Ala carboxypeptidase family metallohydrolase — protein sequence MNKVAKYIILILTVLFVSGCSSTTIDKKEKISRYFVMGEAVNSSIAKRRKIPNIPNGYEKMSIKYSAMRLDEVRRILGRPLVVTSWYRSRALNKAVGGSSTSAHRSGLAIDVMLKKGKAGKREFEKVKKKMSSYDQLIYYPYRGHLHVGFRKNRFDERQQTMMIR from the coding sequence ATGAATAAAGTAGCAAAGTATATAATATTAATTTTGACAGTACTGTTTGTTTCAGGTTGTTCTTCAACAACTATTGATAAAAAAGAAAAAATATCTAGATATTTTGTAATGGGAGAGGCTGTGAATAGTTCTATTGCAAAGAGAAGAAAAATTCCTAATATACCAAACGGATATGAGAAAATGAGTATAAAATATAGTGCTATGAGATTAGACGAAGTAAGAAGAATTTTAGGAAGACCTCTTGTAGTAACAAGTTGGTATAGAAGTAGAGCATTAAATAAAGCAGTAGGTGGATCATCTACTTCAGCACATAGAAGTGGATTAGCTATTGATGTGATGTTAAAAAAAGGGAAAGCTGGAAAACGTGAGTTTGAAAAAGTAAAAAAGAAAATGAGTAGTTATGATCAACTTATTTATTATCCGTATCGTGGACATCTTCATGTGGGGTTTAGAAAAAATAGATTTGATGAAAGACAACAAACCATGATGATAAGATAG
- the hydE gene encoding [FeFe] hydrogenase H-cluster radical SAM maturase HydE: MKKSIVEILNQEEFSKEDLVALMKIDNNTDMELLMKKAYEVKAKYIGKKVYYRGLIEISNICIKNCNYCGIRKGNTKVQRFSMTRSEIMDAVKWIYDHNYASIALQSGERQDEEFVLFIEDLLKEIKKISNGKLGVTLSLGEQTKETYKRWFDAGAHRYLLRIESTKDSLFKKLHPQDNCHTYEVRKRCLEYLRDVGYQVGTGVMIGLPGQTEEDLVNDILFYKDMNIDMIGMGPYILHHDTPLGQEWKGTVISEEKRVELGLKMIAITRIFLKDVNIAATTALQGLDPKGREKGLAAGANILMPTATAQQHKNKYLLYDNKPGINDSVEKSHEEMDKKVHAVGDEIVYGEWGDSIHFKNKHNK; the protein is encoded by the coding sequence ATGAAAAAAAGTATAGTAGAAATTTTAAATCAAGAAGAATTTTCAAAAGAAGATTTAGTTGCTCTTATGAAAATTGATAATAATACTGACATGGAGCTTTTAATGAAAAAAGCTTATGAAGTAAAAGCTAAATATATTGGGAAGAAAGTTTACTATAGAGGACTTATAGAAATTAGTAATATATGCATTAAAAATTGTAATTATTGTGGAATAAGGAAAGGAAATACAAAGGTACAACGTTTTAGTATGACACGTTCTGAAATAATGGATGCTGTAAAATGGATATATGATCATAATTATGCATCTATAGCTTTACAATCAGGAGAAAGACAAGATGAAGAATTTGTTTTGTTTATTGAAGATTTATTAAAAGAAATAAAAAAGATTTCTAATGGAAAATTAGGAGTTACACTATCTTTAGGTGAGCAAACAAAAGAAACTTATAAGAGATGGTTTGATGCAGGAGCTCATAGATATTTATTGAGAATAGAAAGTACAAAAGATAGCCTCTTTAAAAAATTACATCCTCAAGATAATTGCCATACTTATGAAGTAAGAAAAAGATGTTTGGAGTATTTAAGAGATGTTGGATACCAAGTTGGAACTGGAGTAATGATAGGACTTCCTGGTCAAACAGAAGAGGACCTTGTAAATGATATTTTATTTTATAAAGATATGAATATAGATATGATAGGTATGGGGCCATATATTTTACACCATGATACTCCTTTAGGACAAGAATGGAAAGGTACAGTTATTTCTGAAGAAAAAAGAGTGGAACTAGGTTTGAAAATGATAGCAATTACAAGAATATTTTTAAAAGATGTTAATATTGCTGCAACAACAGCCTTACAAGGTCTAGATCCTAAAGGAAGAGAAAAAGGATTAGCTGCAGGAGCAAATATATTAATGCCAACTGCAACTGCTCAACAACATAAAAATAAATATTTATTATATGATAATAAACCAGGTATAAATGATAGTGTTGAAAAATCTCATGAAGAAATGGACAAAAAGGTTCATGCAGTTGGAGATGAGATAGTTTACGGAGAATGGGGAGACTCTATTCATTTCAAAAATAAGCATAATAAATAA